Part of the Solwaraspora sp. WMMA2065 genome is shown below.
AGGAGAGTAGGCAGTTGACCGGGTCGGTGGGCGGACGTTTGTTGCGGCCGGCGACCTTCCATTCTTTGCTTCTGGTGACCAGGTGCGGCATGGCGGCGAAGTAGTCCCGGGCGGTGATCCCTTCGACGCCGAACACTTCGTCGATGGTGGTGGCGTCGCGCAGCAGGTTCAGCCGTTCGGCGATCAGGTCGGCACTGGCGCGCAGCGCGGTCTGACGGAACCCGGAGCTGTCCCGGGCGGTACGCAGCAGCACCTGCCGGCTGTTGTGAATCTTCCCGGCGATCATGGCCTTTGAGATCGACACCCGCTGTTGAGTGTCGTCGGCGGCGCGGTGCTGGGCTTGCCGCAGCAGCGGGTTGCCGGTGGCCGGCCCGACCGTACGCATCAGGAACCGCCCATTGCCGGTGAGGTAGGTGACGGACCGGCCGTCAGCGGCGCAGCGCAGCTGCAGTTCCTGGCTGATGTTGACTCCGCCGAAGGCGACGAGGTGGTCGAGGCGGACGAGTGGCACCCGTCTGGGCGGGGTCTTCGGCTCGTCGTCGGGGTGGAAGGCCCGCAGGGTGTCGCCGTCGAAGTGCAGGCTCGTGCCCGGCCTCTGGATGTACAAAGTGTTCAGCAGTTCAGTCACGCCAGGTTCCGAGTGGTCGCGGGGTGAACAGGTCGAGTAGTGGCCGGCTGTGCCCGTCGGTGGCTTCGGGCAGGCAGGCGTCGCGCAGGGAGCACCGCCGGCAGCGTTTGTCGTTGCGGGCGAGCGGGAGTTTCGACGTGCCGAGGATTTGCCGTACCGCCCCGGCGGCTTCGATGACCTGCTCGATCAGTGTGTCGTCGATGGTGACCGGGTGGCGGCGGCGTTCGGCGACGGAGTAGATGTAGCCGAGCGGCACTTCGAACCCGGCGTCGATGAGGCACAGCGCCTGCCCGCCGAGTTGCAGCTCGGCTGGTCCCCCGGCCTGGTACCGGCCGACTTTGTATTCGACCGGTGTGGCGACCTGTCCGGTGAACTCGACGACGTCGCAGACTCCGCGCAGCCCGTACGTCTGGCTGCCGACCGGCAGTGACCGTACGACGGTTGCGCCGGCCCGGCGGGTGACGCCGGGCAGGTCGACGGCGGTGTGGCTGAGGTCTCCGCGTACCGTTTCCGCGCTCTCGTCCCACACCTGTTCGACGTGGATGAGCGCGGTCTGCCGGTGACAGTAGGCATAGTGCTCAAGGGCGGACAGCGGGACCTCGCGGATCCCGCTGTCGCTCTCGACCGGGTCGGTCACAGCCAGAGGTCCACCTCGGTGGTGACCTGGACGCCATCGGGCAGCGGGGTGTCGGCGATGGTCCGCTGGTAGTCGAGATGTTGGCGGGCCGGCTTGTCGGGGTTGGTCCGGCTGACCTGGATCCGCTTGGTGAGGCTGGCCGCGGGGGCGACGCCCAGCGCGTCGGGGTGGCTGAAGATCCACAGCCCGCAGAGCTTCATCTCGCCTCGGGTGGCGGACCGGTCGTGGTCGAACATCATGGCGATGGCCCGCCAGAGCGCGGTGAGGTCGTCGGGGGTGACGCCGGTCTTCGCGGCGCGCGGCGCGGAGTAGAAGGCGTGTGCGCGGTAGAGACCGTACGGGACGGTCCACTTCGAGCCCATCTCGGTGCGTTCGCCTTTGTCGATGTCTTCCTGGCGGGTCTGGGTGACCCGGGTGATGGCGTGGTCGGCCGGCAGGATCGGGTCGATGCTGCGGGCGAAGCCGACCTGTAGTGGACCGCGTACCTGCCCGGCGCCGCCTTTGGCGCCGGTGCTGAGCACCGCGCCGAACATGCGGATGTCGAAGTAGTGCTCGCAGAGCCACTGCTGCGCCTGGTCCGCCCGCCCTGGTGCGGCGGCGAGCCCTTCCTCGATGCGCGTGTTCAGGGCGTGGCCGGCTTCGACGAAGATGCCGTACCGGGGGTCGTCGCCGCGCATCAGGGCCACCGTGTCCCGGATCTTGCGCTTGATGGCGACGTCGGTGACGAGACCCTGGCCGGTTTCGTCGTCGGTGCGGGGCTGGTTGCCGCCGTCGGGGTCGCCGTTGGGGTTGCCGTCGGTTACATCGAAGAACATCACGACGTCGTGACGGCGGGCGGGGTCGAGGTGGGCGGCACTCATGCGGCATCTCCTTCAGGTGCGTCAGCTGCCGGCGTCCCGTCCGCACCGGGCGGCAGGTCGGCGGGTGGCAGGTCGGTGTTCTTCTTGCTGGCGGCGGCTTCGATCCGTTCGGCTCGCATCGCGGCGCGCTGGTGGTGGTAGCCGAGGACGAACGCGGCTTTCTGCGTCAGCATGGCGGAGCTGGGGATCGAGGTGTCGGCGTCGATCTGCGCGAAGATGTCGTCGAGTCGGTTGGCGTACGCGCCGGCCCAGGCCGGTTTGCCGAGCGGGCCGCGCAGCCGTCGCAGCCAGGCGGTTGCGGAGCGACGGCCGTTGACCAGCACCGCCTGCGGGTTGGTGATCGCCCGGCCCATGTAGCGTTCGGCGAAGGTGGTGTTGAGCTGCTGGTTCGCGGCGCGGTAGACGGCCTGTTGCAGGTCGTCGAGCACGGCGAAGGCGCGACCGGACAGGTATGCGGGGTCGCGGTTGGCGTCGTTCAACGTCGGGGTCAGCCTTTCTGCGTGGTACGGAGGAAGCCCGGGGCGGCGCAGGACGGCGAGTCGGATCAGGGCGACCCGGGCGGCGTCGACGCGGCCGTCGGTGCGGATGCGGTCGATGACGTGAGCGAGGATCTTGGGTGGCAGTGGCGCACCGAAGACCGCTGACCGCCACAGCGCGTGGTAGAGGCCGCCGGGGCGGTCCTCGCCTCGGGCGCCGAGTTTGGTCCAGCTGCCGGGGCCGCTGCCCCGGCCGGGCTGCCACCGGCCGGCGACCCGGGTGAGCTGGACGAGCTTGACGAGGGTCGGCTTGCCGTCCCAGCCGGCGATCTTGTGGTCGTCGATCCAGCGACGGAGGTTGGCTTTCACCGCCGGCAGCGGCATTTCGACCCAGTCGCGGACGACGACGCGGGCGACGTTGCCGGAGACGGTGACCGAGCAGAATTTCGACAGGTCGTCGACGGTGGCTTCGGTGCCGCGTGTCGGGCTGACGATCATGTCCAGCGCGGACTTCTCGTCCTCCTGGTCGAGCGGCCCCATCGGGTCGAACGACGCCCCGCCGATCACCCACCAGGTCAGCCGGGCGTTCTGGCCGGGCAGGCTCGCATGGTGGTCGGTGTCGCTGAGCAGCACGGTCAGCGACGACATGAACGTCAGTCCACAGGTGACGCAGATCGGGGTGTTGCCGAGAAACTTGGTCAGCTCGTAGCCGTGCACCGCTTCGTTGACGCTGACCAGCGACGCTCCCTGCGTGGCGCCGGGCAGCAGCCGCTGCGGGATCTGCTGCGGGATGGTCTTGAGCAGGTCACGCACCTCGCCGCAGACGAGGCACCGGCCGGCCCGGCCGAGCCCTTTGCGGCCGGCGGCGACGGTCGCCCAGTAGCGACGCGCGCTGTCGTGCTCGAAGGCGAACTCTCCGCCGACCCGGATGCCGACCATGTCGGCCCGGCCCCACTTGTCCGGCTGCTGCACCTTGTGGTGCTGGCGGCGGCGGTAGAAGGCGGCGACCGCCGGGCCGGGTCCGTCGGGTTCGGCTTCGGCCCAGTCGCGGATGAGTTCGACGAACGCGTCGTGCTGTTTGCCGATCCGGTCGGCTTTGCCGCCGTCGGCGACCCAGCCGAGCGCGTATTCGACGTTGTCGACGGCGAGGGTGGGGGCGATCCCGACGGTACGGGTGACGGCCGGCACGCTCCGTTCGATGCCGATCCGGGCACCGGCGGCGTCGCTGGCGGTGTCGGTCTGCCCCCGGTAGCCGCCGTCCCGGTCGATGTCGACGATCAGCCGTACGGGTTTGCGGCCGTAGAAGGGCGGAAGCACGTCGTCGCTGGTGGCGGCGAATTCGACGAGGCGTTGCAGCAGCATCAGGCGGCTCCGCCAGCGGACGGCAGCGCCATTTCCATACCGCGTGGCGGGACGTGCAGGACGCCTTCGACGACGCGGGCGGCGAACCATTCCATCCGGGGTTGGTTTTTGCCGTCGCGGTGGATGGTGTGCAGCATGATGCCGACTTCTTCGTTGACGCTGGTGTCGCGCGGGGTGTCGTCGGGCCAGCTGAAGTCGGCGCTGAATTCACGCGTACCGAGGTAGGGCTGTTGGAAGCAGGCTCCTCGGCGGACCCGGCGGCGCAGCTGGTCGCGGTAGGCGGCGGCGGGTTTGTCGGCGTGGGCGGCGGGCACCAGGTGCGCGTGGATGCGGTAGGCGACGTCGCGCAGGCAGACGGCGTTGCGCTGGTCGCGGTGGGCGACGGTGTCGACTCGGCGTTTGCCGCGGATGGCGTCGGCGAGCGGGGCGACGTCGGTGGTTTCGTTGCGGCGGATGGTGAACTGCTTGATCGGTTTCAGCACTTCGATGGCGACGATCTCGTAGCGGATCTCCGGCTTCCAGTAGATCGCTTCGAGGACACCGACGGCCGCCGTGGGGGTCATCACCGGGTACGTGACCCGTTCGACTTTCAGCTCGGGGCGGGAGAACAGGGCGGCGTCGCCGCTGACCTGGACGGCGATCGGCAGGTCGCCGTCCTTGCTGCGGCGGAAGGCCAGCCCGTTGACGACTTCCGTGGTCACAGGATGAAGTCCTCCAGTTTCGGGTCGAAGATCATGCCGGTGTGCGGGTCGTAGTCGCCGCGCCATTCGACGAGCGCGCCGACTCGGACGTCCGAGCCGAGGATCGGCTGCATCAGGGCCCGCACACCGGCGTCGCGCTGAGGCACGCCCGGGTGGACGGTGGTGGTGTAGGGCTGCAACCGGCGCAGGTCACGCATGTCGGGTACGGGTGCGGTGCGTACCCGGTGAACGAGTTCTTCGACGTGGGCGCGTTCGTCGGGCGTACCGGCGCCTTGTGGGGTGACCACCGAGATGCTGTCGGCGCTGATGATGCGGAAGGCGCGCTTGCGGTCACGGTGTCCGCTGTCGTCGAGCGGCCCGTCGGCGACGGTCTCATACGCCCAGGCGGCCCGGGACCGCTGGATCTGCTGGCCGATGTGCTGCGGGTCGTTGAGGTTGAGCGTGCTGTAGATGGAGCGGTAGTAGGCGGCGAGTGCGTCAGGGTCGTCGGGGTCGGCGCGGCCGGGTCCGAAGTGGGTGGTCGCGGCGCCGACGAGCCGTTTGTACGTCTCCGGAGCGCCGCCGTCGGCGGGCGCGAAGATGACGACGCGGCCGTGGTCGAGGCGGCCTTCCCGGTTGGCCCGGCCGGCGGCCTGCAGCAGCGAGTCGGCGGGGGCCATCGCCCGGTAGACGGTCGGGAAGTCGACGTCGACGCCGGCTTCGATGAGCTGGGTGGAGACCAGCAGGACCGGCTCGTCGTTCGTCAGCCGGTCACGGACGTCTTCGAGTACGCGCTGCCGGTGCGCCGGGCACATCCGGGTGGACAGGTGCCGGGCGTGGTCGAGGTCGCCGCTGTCGCGCCAGGTGTCGAAGACGGCCTGGGCGTTGGCGGTGGTGTTGACGACGACCATCGCTGCGGGCGGCCGGCCGGCGGGGGTGGTGACGTCGTCGGCGGCCTGGTCGGCGATGTCGGCGAGGGTCGGGGCGGGGTCGAGCCGCCATTCGTAGCGGACCCGTTTGAGCTGGTTGGCGACGGCGGGTACGTCGGTCAGCACGTCGGTGTAGTCGACGCCGTTCATGGTCGGCAGCGACCAGAACTCGGGCTGGGTGGCCGAGGAGAGCAGCACGGTGGTGCCGAAGTGCCGCACCAGCAGCCGCAGCCCGTCGAGGATCGGGACGAGCATGTCGTGCGGCAGGGCCTGCACCTCGTCGAGGACGATGACCGATCCGGCGAGCCGGTGCACCCGGCGCATCGCGGACGGCCGGCGGCCGAACAGCGACTCGAAGAGGCGGACGAAGGTGGTCACGACGAACGGTGCGTCCCAGTTCTCGGCGGCGAGTCGGCCCCACCGGCCGGCGGCGGCGTCCTCGAAGTTGACCTGGCTGTGGTGTTCCAGGACGACCGGCTCGGCGCCGGGCTCGTCGAGCATGCCACGGTAGACGGCGGCGTTCTGCCCAGTGATGGTCAGAAACGGAACAGCGACGATGACGCGTCGTTGCTGGTTCTTCTCGGCGTGCCGCAGCGCGAACCCAGCGGCGCAGAGCGTCTTGCCGGCCCCGGTCGGCGCGGGCAGCCGGTAGATCCCCGGCGGCTGGTCGGCGAAGCTGACGCACTGGGCGTAGACCTGCTCGCGCAGGTCGTCCACGGGCGACGGCTTGCCGGCGGCGAGCATGGTGGCTCGACGATGCTCAAGCATGGCGGCGCGGCGCTGCTCGAACAGCTTGTACAGGTGGCCGAAGTCGGCATCGGTGCGGACCCGGGGCGCGGCCAGTCCGTCGAAGTGCGCGCCGGTGTCGAGACCGTCGGCGTCGACCAGGGCGCTGTAGCACAGCCGCAGCGCCATCTCCCCCACAAGATGGTCCTGCAGCCACGCGTCGGGGATGGTCTGCCGCAGGTCGGGTGGCAGGTCGGGCAGCAGCCGGGGCAGCTCGGCCTCGGCAGAGGTGACGTCCTGCGCCCGGCTGAATCCCTGCTTGAGGGCCTTCCCCAACGAGTTGGTGTCGATCAACCCGCCGTGGTGGCCGAAGATCGCCCCTGAATAGCCGCCGAGCCCGCGCTCATACGCGATCCGGGTCCCCAACGACTTGTGATCGATGCCGACCCGCTGACCGGAGTTGGCGACATTCTTCAATTTATCCTGCCAGGCGCAGGACGCTTTCCCGACATCATGGAGCGCACCCAGCCAGTACGCCAACTCGCCACCACCGAACGGCGACGCGAAACGCCTGGCCAGCTCGGCGGTCCCCCGCAAATGATCTTCAAGTCGATGCCAGCGACCGCTGTTCCTACCCGGACTGTGCGCCCACAGCGACCGCTCCCCAGACATGAACAGATCTCTCACATTCCGCCCGAACAAAAAGGACCGGTCTATGAAGCCACCGCAGCAATCCACTGTCAAGACCCGGTTTCCGGTTTCAGCGAACAACTGCCGGGGTGGTGGGTGAGTGTCAGCCACTCACCCACCATGCCCGGCCGTTCAGTGGACTCGCTGCAGCCCATCGCGCTGTTCCAGTCTGACGCCACAAGTAGGCCGCGCTCACGAGTCGAGGTTTCGGCGGTGCGGGATGGATCTTCAGCATCCCGCACCGCCGGCGCCTGATCCGAGCGCCCCACCTGCGGTCGCTGACGCACCCTACCGACGTCCGGTACGGTGTTGCCGAATGTAACTCGGGGGCTACTCGCCGCCGATCATGAACTCGGTCGAAGCGAGGGATGCAAGTGCCGACGATGATGGACCGGCCGGTCGGTGTCATCGGTGCCGGTCGGGTCGGCACCGCTCTCGGACTGGCGCTGGTCCGCGCCGGATACGAGCTCGTCGGGGTCAACGCGAGGTCCGAGGCGTCCCGCCAGCGGGCAGCCGACGTCCTTCCTGGCACCCCGCTGCGGGACGTGCCCACGCTTGCCAAGAGCGCCGGCATACTCCTGCTCTCCGTCACCGACGACGCTATCGGATCGGTCGCCGCCGAATTGGCGGATGGCGGCCTGCTCCAACCGGGGCAGATCGTGCTGCATGTCAGCGGTGCGTGCGGTTTGGCGGTTCTCGCACCGGCGACCGAGGCCGGTGCCGTGCCGCTCGCCGTCCACCCGGCGATGACCTTTCCTGGCCTCCCGACCGATGCCGACAATCTGGCCGGTCTGGCGTACGCGGTCACCACCCGACCGCATGACCGGCCGCTCGCCGAGGAACTGGTGCGCGATGTGGGGGGCGTTCCGGTGTGGATCGCCGACGAGGACCGTACCCTCTACCACGCCGCGCTGGTCCTCGGTGCGAACAACCTCATCACCCTGCTGGCCGCGGCGATGGAGGCACTGATGGCAGCCGGCGTGCCGGACCCCGGGTTTGTGCTGGCCCCGCTGGTGCGTGCCTCGATGGAAAACGCCCTGCGGCACGGCGACCAGGCGTTGACCGGGCCGGTACGCCGTGCGGACGTCGGAACGATCGAGGCTCACCTGCGGGCGCTGCGCGATCGTGCGCCCCACCTACTGCCGGCGTACCTCGATTTCGGACTCAACACCGCGCGTCGATCCCGGCGGGCCGCGCTGAACGAGGCGGGCCGGCTCGACGAGGTTATCGCGTTACTGGAAGCAAGATCGGCCGAGGCCCGCGACGATATCGACCGGTGAACGGCCCGCTGCGGTGGGCGGCACGATGAGACGCCGTCGTTGGAGCGTCCGCCCGGGGCGGCGGCTCGACCCGCAGCTGTCGGCATCCGGGATCGTCTGCGTCGTAGCGGCGATCGCAGCCGGCGGGGTGGAGATGCTCGGCGTCCGCATCCCGGTTGTCGACTCGCCGGTACGCCAGTTGCTGCTCGCGGGGTTGGGGCTCGCGCTCGTGGTGGCGTCGGCGTTCGTGACGACACGCGACATTGCAGCGGAGGAGATGACGATGGCGACCGACCGGGTACCGCTTCCGCCCAGCACGCCACGACCGAAGCTCACCCCTCGGTTCACCGGCCGGGCCGGGCTTCTCACTGAGATGCACGAGTCGCTGACCGAGCAGCGACGGTTGGCCCTAGCCGGGCTCGGCGGAGTCGGCAAGACCCAACTCGCCCTCGCGTACGTGGAGAACTACCGGTCCGAGTACCCGGTCGTCTGGTGGCTACGGGCGGAGAACCGTGTCACGCTCGACGACGACTTTCTCGGGCTGGCCGGCGCGCACGGATTGCCGGTCGATCCGGCGAGTCCGCAGCCCCAGCAGGTCGACGTCATCCGGCACTGGTTGGAGGAGCGCGACAGCTGGCTGCTGGTCTTCGACAACGCCGAAGCAGAGGAACTGGTCGACGACTACCTGCCACAGCGGCGGTCCGGGCACGTCCTCGTGACCACGAGGAACCAGCACTGGCGCAACGCCGCCGTCATCATCGTGCCGCCGTGGAAGCGGTCGGAATCCGTCGCGTTTCTGGCGCCGCCGGCCGGCCAGCGCAACGACGCCGACGCGCTCGCCGCCTTCCTCGGCGATCTGCCGCTGGCCCTCGACCAGGCATCGTCTTACATGCAGGAGACCTCGACGTCGATCCGTGACTACCTGGATCTGCTGCGTTCACGCACCGCCGACGTACTGGCTCTCGGCTCGCTGTCCAACTATCCGCGCACGGTGGCGTCCACTTGGCTGACGGCAGTGGCGACGATCCGCAAGGAGTTGCCGATCGCGCAGGAGTTGCTGAACCTCTGCGCTTTCCTGAGCCCGGAGGGTATCCCGCACACCATGCTGCGGTGGTCGCCGGACCATCCACGCCGGCTGCGTCCCCTGCATGACGACCGGATCGTCTACAACCAGGCGGTCAGCATCCTCAGCCGGTACTCGCTGCTACAGGCGAGCCCGGACGGCCTGACCGTACACCGGCTGGTGCAGACGTTGGCCCGGCAGTCGCTGACTGCCGCTGACCGTCGGCGCTGCGCGGGCATCGCAGCGATCTATGCCGAACACGCGCTGCCACTCGATGTCACGGCAGCTGATAACTGGCCGGTCTGTGACACTGTCGTCCCGCACGCGCTCGCCGCCGCCAGACACGCCGCCGAGCACAATGTCGCGCTCCGCCAGGTGGTCTCGCTGTACGCCCGGGTCGGCGAGTATCTCCGAATCCAGGGGCAGTACGCGCAGGCCCTCGGCGTCCTGGGCGCGGCCACGGACATTCTGCGCCGGCCGCACGACTTCGCCGCTCCCGACCTGCCGGAGATCCTGACCCGCACCGGAATGGCGCTACGGGCGAGCGGACGACTTCCGGAAGCGCTCGCCGCGCTCGATGAAGCCATCCAGTTGGGGGAAGCCAACCGCGGCCAGGATCATCCCCGGTTGGCGGTCACCCTCAACGCCGCCGGTACGGTCCTGCGGGGCCTAGACGAGTTGTTCCGAAGTCCCGTCAGTGGTCGTAGGCGATCAGGGACCGGGTGACGGGTGCGCCGGTCTTGTTGTTGTGCCAGATCGCGGCGGCCATCGCGAGGAGTCGCTGGGCCACCCGTACGGCGACGCCGACGAAGGTCCGCCCACCGTGTTCCTCAAGATCAAGCTGGCCCTTGAGGGTGTCGTTGACCGACTCGATCAGCTGCCGGACCTTCTTGAGCATCGGTTCGCCGTAGCGGGCCTTCTCCCGCTTGCGTGACGGGCGTAGCAGGGTGATGCCCTGGTCGGCGAGTTCCCGCTCGAGTGGTCCGGACGCGAAGCCCTTGTCGCTGATCAACAGGATGCCGTCGTGTTCGGCGACGACACCGGCCTCGACCTCCAGCATCGCGGCGAGGACCTCCCGCTCGCCGATCTTCGGGTTCGCCAGGGCCCACAGGATCGGCATCCCGGTCGGGGTGCAGACCAGGTACAGGCGCAGTCCCCAGAAGAACCGGGAGTGGGAGGCGCAGTAGCCGTATCCGGCCCAGCCGGCCAGGTCCGAACGTTGCACGGTGGGGCGGGACATGCCGCACGGCACCGGGGTGGAGTCGACGATCCAGTGGTTGTCGAACCAGAAGTCGCTGTCGCGGGCCAGGTTCCGGATCGTCTTCTTGATCAGCGGGAGGGCGGCGCGGAGCCGTTTGTTGTAGCCGGGCCGCTGCGGTAGGTAGGGGAACATGCCGGCCAGGTGGACCCGGGCGTAGCGGATCCAGTGGGCTTCGGAACGGGCGCCGAGCAGGACCTGCGCCACGGCCAGGCAGACCAGTTCGGAGTCGGTCAGCAGTGGTGGTCTGCCGCGCCACCGGGGCGTGCGGATGCTGTCGTCGATCTTCACGTACAGTGCGGTCAAGAGGGTGTCCAGGTCTTGCGTCACAACATGATCTTGGATGCCCTCTCCTCATGCCCGGACATCGACCCCTGACTTCGGAACTACTCGTCTAGGTTCGCTCAGCAAGGCGCGGGACTACCACCTCCGGGCGCTGACGATCCTGGAGCGCGCGCTCGGCGGGGATCACCCCGCCTGCGCGACGACGCTGAACAACCTCGGCAACGTGGAACGGCAGGCCGGCGACGCTGACGGCGCAGTTCACGCGCACGAACGCGCTGTCGACATCCGGCGGGCCCATTTCGGGGTCAGCCACCCCGACGTCGCCACCTCGCTGAACAACCTGTCGAACGCGTACGCCGACGCGGGGAACTTCGCTGCTGCCCGCCGCTGCGCCGAACAGGCAGTCGAGATCGACACCGAGACTCTGGGCACCCGGCATCCTGCCCTGGCCGCCGACCTGATCAACCACGGTGTGATCCTGCACGAACTGGGCAGGTCAGAGGAGGCAAGCCAGGTGCTGGAGCAGTCACTTGGCATCTACGAAAAGGCGTTCGGTGCCGCCCACCCGGACGTTGCCGTGATCCTCAACGACCTCGCCGCCGTCCGCCAAGCGTTGGGCGAGCCGGAACAGGCAAAGGACCTACTCGCTCGCGCGGCTTCCATCCTGGACACGGCAGCCGTCGCCGACCCCAGCCTCGCAGCAGTGCTACACAACCTGAGCAGAGCGTGCGCAGCGGTCGGCGACAGCGCCGGCGCTGCGGACGCCCTCCGACGCAGCCAGATCATCCGAGCCAAGCCAGCGGTCGCCGACCCACCTGCCGGTGCCGGGGTGATCGGCGCGTCCTGGCTGCTGCGGCTCGACAAGGATGTCGCCACCGTCGAGTTCGACTTCGACCTGCAGTAGACCCGCCGAACGCCACGCGCTCGCCGGAACCAGCCGGCAGAGTGAGCCCCACGAGCTATGAGGAACTGCGTCGGCGGGTGGCTGATGAGGGCGGGGTCATCGGTACGACTGCACAGGTGCTGCGGGACATCGAGGGCGCTGGGCGACTCGGCTCGACTGTACGTGCCGAGATCAGTCAGAAGCTTGAAGCGTACGGACTGCGGTTGACGGGCTCACGTCCGGCGTTGCGATCCTCGCCGGACCCGGAGGCCCAGCGCAGTGTCCACACTAATCAACGCATTCGACGAGCACTTGCGCGGGTCACCGGCGCTGGTCCGGGTGTCAGGTGAGTTCGAGGCCACCGTCGATGGTGAGGATCTGTCCGGTCAGCCAGGTGGCGACGGGGTCAGCCAGGCGGAGGACCCATGTGGCGACCTCGTCGGGCTCTCCCCGACGGCCGAGCGGGATCCGTCCGGCCTCGTCTTGCTTGATCTGGTTGAGCACCGGTTCGGGGAGGCCGGCGGCGGTCAGGGCCTCGCTCTCGGTGGGGCCG
Proteins encoded:
- the fxsT gene encoding FxSxx-COOH system tetratricopeptide repeat protein, whose product is MRRRRWSVRPGRRLDPQLSASGIVCVVAAIAAGGVEMLGVRIPVVDSPVRQLLLAGLGLALVVASAFVTTRDIAAEEMTMATDRVPLPPSTPRPKLTPRFTGRAGLLTEMHESLTEQRRLALAGLGGVGKTQLALAYVENYRSEYPVVWWLRAENRVTLDDDFLGLAGAHGLPVDPASPQPQQVDVIRHWLEERDSWLLVFDNAEAEELVDDYLPQRRSGHVLVTTRNQHWRNAAVIIVPPWKRSESVAFLAPPAGQRNDADALAAFLGDLPLALDQASSYMQETSTSIRDYLDLLRSRTADVLALGSLSNYPRTVASTWLTAVATIRKELPIAQELLNLCAFLSPEGIPHTMLRWSPDHPRRLRPLHDDRIVYNQAVSILSRYSLLQASPDGLTVHRLVQTLARQSLTAADRRRCAGIAAIYAEHALPLDVTAADNWPVCDTVVPHALAAARHAAEHNVALRQVVSLYARVGEYLRIQGQYAQALGVLGAATDILRRPHDFAAPDLPEILTRTGMALRASGRLPEALAALDEAIQLGEANRGQDHPRLAVTLNAAGTVLRGLDELFRSPVSGRRRSGTG
- a CDS encoding IS982 family transposase, translated to MTQDLDTLLTALYVKIDDSIRTPRWRGRPPLLTDSELVCLAVAQVLLGARSEAHWIRYARVHLAGMFPYLPQRPGYNKRLRAALPLIKKTIRNLARDSDFWFDNHWIVDSTPVPCGMSRPTVQRSDLAGWAGYGYCASHSRFFWGLRLYLVCTPTGMPILWALANPKIGEREVLAAMLEVEAGVVAEHDGILLISDKGFASGPLERELADQGITLLRPSRKREKARYGEPMLKKVRQLIESVNDTLKGQLDLEEHGGRTFVGVAVRVAQRLLAMAAAIWHNNKTGAPVTRSLIAYDH
- a CDS encoding tetratricopeptide repeat protein; the protein is MPSPHARTSTPDFGTTRLGSLSKARDYHLRALTILERALGGDHPACATTLNNLGNVERQAGDADGAVHAHERAVDIRRAHFGVSHPDVATSLNNLSNAYADAGNFAAARRCAEQAVEIDTETLGTRHPALAADLINHGVILHELGRSEEASQVLEQSLGIYEKAFGAAHPDVAVILNDLAAVRQALGEPEQAKDLLARAASILDTAAVADPSLAAVLHNLSRACAAVGDSAGAADALRRSQIIRAKPAVADPPAGAGVIGASWLLRLDKDVATVEFDFDLQ